The Paramisgurnus dabryanus chromosome 3, PD_genome_1.1, whole genome shotgun sequence genome includes a window with the following:
- the LOC135768474 gene encoding tripartite motif-containing protein 16-like, with the protein MAEASISWAQDQFRCSVCWDLLKDPVTVPCGHTYCMRCITDCWDQEDLRGIYRCPQCRENFSPRPVLGKNVVVAEMVEKLKKTRIEVSGDVKCDVCTGRKLKAIKSCLMCLNSYCQTHLDQHENFFRGKRHNLVEATGQLQEMICSRHDKMIDMYCRTDQRCICMLCMVDEHRNHDTVSISTASAEKQVRSKETQNEVNQKIQEREKDLQKLRETVDSYKRSAQTAVEDCEMMFTQLISEVTQLIRDQEKTAVSRAEGLLEGLKREIEDLKRKDAEIKTLSQTQDHFQFLQSLSLSGSTENFNITPDVSFDAVMKSITQYREKLQRFCREEMKKISDRLIAEPRNRREFLQCFHQFTLDPNTANYGIKLSEWNKAGTLVTSRQPYVDHPDRFDRWTQVFCTEGVNGRCYWEVEWTGQGKLGVDIAVAYKSMSRKGIGLDSAVGRNDQSWNLFCSPSYYSFMHNNMETIISINPTISRIGVYVDHSAGILSFYSVSDTMTLIHRVQTTFTQPLYPMFGLDERTAFRLSSNINNDIEILQIAFFSY; encoded by the exons atgGCAGAAGCCAGTATATCATGGGCTCAGGATCAGTTCAGATGTTCAGTATGTTGGGATCTCCTGAAGGATCCAGTGACTGTTCCCTGTGGACACACTTACTGTATGAGATGTATCACAGACTGCTGGGATCAAGAGGATCTGAGAGGAATCTACAGATGTCCTCAATGCAGAGAAAACTTCAGTCCACGACCTGTTTTAGGGAAGAATGTGGTGGTCGCTGAGATGGTGGAGAAACTGAAGAAGACAAGAATTGAAGTTAGTGGAGATGTGAAGTGTGACGTCTGTACTGGAAGAAAACTCAAAGCCATCAAATCCTGTCTGATGTGTCTGAACTCTTACTGTCAAACTCATCTTGATCAACATGAGAATTTCTTCAGAGGTAAAAGACACAACTTGGTAGAAGCCACCGGACAACTGCAGGAGATGATTTGCTCTCGACATGATAAAATGATTGACATGTACTGCCGAACTGACCAGCGATGTATTTGTATGTTGTGTATGGTGGATGAACACAGAAATCATGACACTGTATCCATATCAACAGCAAGCGCAGAGAAACAGGTGAGATCTAAAGAAACTC AGAATGAAGTTAATCAGAAGATCCAGGAAAGAGAGAAAGATCTTCAGAAGCTCAGAGAGACGGTGGACTCTTATAAG AGATCTGCACAGACAGCAGTGGAGGACTGTGAGATGATGTTTACTCAACTGATCTCTGAAGTAACACAACTGATCAGAGATCAGGAGAAGACTGCAGTGAGTCGAGCTGAAGGACTTTTGGAGGGACTGAAGCGAGAGATTGAAGATTTAAAGAGGAAAGATGCTGAAATAAAGACGCTTTCACAAACACAAGATCACTTTCAGTTTCTTcag tctctttctctctctggaTCTACAGAAAACTTCAATATCACTCCCGACGTCTCTTTTGATGCTGTTATGAAATCAATTACTCAGTACAGAGAGAAACTGCAGCGTTTCTGCAGAGAAGAGATGAAGAAGATTTCTG ATCG TTTGATTGCTGAACCCAGAAACAGGAGGGAATTCCTGCAAT GTTTCCATCAGTTCACACTGGATCCAAACACGGCAAATTATGGTATTAAACTGTCCGAATGGAATAAAGCGGGTACACTCGTAACTTCACGCCAGCCGTATGTGGATCATCCTGACAGATTTGACCGGTGGACCCAGGTTTTCTGCACAGAAGGTGTGAATGGCCGCTGTTATTGGGAGGTAGAGTGGACTGGACAGGGAAAGTTGGGTGTAGATATAGCAGTGGCGTATAAGAGCATGAGCAGAAAGGGAATTGGTCTTGACTCTGCAGTTGGACGTAATGATCAATCCTGGAATTTATTCTGCAGCCCGAGTTATTATTCATTCATGCACAATAACATGGAGACGATTATTTCTATTAACCCAACCATCTCAAGAATAGGAGTGTATGTGGATCACAGTGCAGGAATATTATCTTTCTACAGCGTCTCAGACACAATGACCCTCATTCACAGAGTTCAGACAACATTCACCCAACCTCTCTATCCTATGTTTGGTCTGGATGAGCGTACGGCATTCAGACTGTCATCTAACATTAATAATGATATAGAGATTCTGCAAATAgcatttttttcatattaa